TTCCGATAAATAAATCTTATTTCACATTTATTTTTTCGGAAATATTATCATGGCAAAGATCGTCTCGTTATTGCAGCAGAAAGGCGGCGTCGGCAAGACAACCATCTCGGTCCACCTGGCGACGCAGATCAAGGAAACCTTCCCCGACCTGAAAGTTGCCGTGGCCGATGCCGACCCCCAGCAGAGTGCCACGGTCTGGATCACCAAAGGAAACGGTAAAGCTGGGGTCCATGTCTTCCCGGTTGCCCAAGACGGAGAAGGCAAGAATCTCAAGAGTGAGCTTTCGGAGGTAGAGGCCGATCTGGTCATCATGGATCTTCCGCCGGCAATCGCCTCGGTCTCCATGCGAGCCGCACTCTATTCCGACCTCATGCTTGTTCCGGTCGGGGCCAGTGCCTTGGATATCGAGGCGGCAAAGACGGCAATCTCGGTCTGCAAGGAAGCCATTGAGTTGGACGCCACGAAGCAGTTCCTTCTGGTACCCAACCGGGTCCAACTTAACTCCGCCGCCGGAAGGGAACTACGATCAGTGCTGACAAAGTTCGGCCCCGTTTCAGAGGCGACACTCTGCTTGCGGGTGGCCTACGCCGATTCCGTCATGCACGGCATCGGAATCAACAAGTTCGCCCCATCTTCGCCCGCTTACCAGGAAATTGGAATGCTTGCCGAAGAGGTTGTCCGCATGCTGAAACTGAAGGGAGGACGGTCGTCATGACTTTTAAGCGTAAGTCGCTTGCAGAATTGCAGATGGAAGATGAGATGCTGGCCAAAGTGCCAGAAACTGAATCGGGAAAGACGTCCCCATCGCAGAAGAAGCAGCCCGGTGGGACGTTGGATATTAAATCGGAAAAAATATTTCCGAAATCCGAATTCATAAAAATGTCTGTAACGGTAGAGCCGGACATTTTCGAGGCCGTTGAAGATCTCTCCCGCCAGCGACGCAGAAACAAGGAGCCCTTCACATTCTCTGCAATCGTGCGCGATGCATTAAGGGAGTATCTAAGCAAGCAAGTGGTGTGAAACCATGAGGCTACAAGGAGGTTGAGGCAACCCTCCGCTTGATAAGAACTAATTATCAAACTGTTGTTTTTGAGTCTCATAACCACGATTTGCGACAAATGGTGACAGTTTGTGACACTTAAACGGAAATGGTGACGTCATGGTCGGACGTTGACTCTGTTGCCAGCTCAAGCAAGCGCCATCTCCAACTTGTGCTTTCGCCGTTCCCAATCCGGCATCATCCGTTCTAGTAGTCGATAAAACTCCGAACTGTGATCATGGTACTTCAGATGGCAAAGCTCGTGAGTGACAACGTAATCGATGCACTCCCTGGGAGCCCGGATCAAATCTACATTTAGTGACAGCAATCCCCCTCTGGAAAGACTACCCCAACGCTTCTTTAAGTACCTGGTCTGCATGCGTGGCTTCATAAGTCCAAGCTTCTCAAATCGCGGCCAACAACGATCGAAGCTGACTTGAAACATTCCGTCCGCCTTTTCGGCATACCATCTGTTCAAAAGCATCTTGGCTTTTTCTGAATCGGGTGAGCCAGCCATTTGAATCCAGAAGAACCCTCCAGACAATCTCACCGTCTCCAGTTCCCCTTCGATAAACTTCAGGCGGAATTGTCTGCCAAGATACAGGTGGGTTTCTCCGCCAACAAAATTGCGTTGGGTCATCCTTGGATCGAACTGTTGGAAATACTGAAGCTGTCTGAGGATCCACCGAGAACGCTTACCGACCCGTTGCCGGATATCTTCTAACTCGGCTCCGAGTGGCGCCTTGACAACCACTCGGCTATCTGGGAGCACAGCGATGGCCAGTGTTTTCCTCGCGGAAAAGAGCACAGTGAATGGGATACTTTCCCTGCCGTATGTGACCATGCACGACGACATGAACTATTTTCTCCGACTCTTTGCTATCTGTAGCACCTTCTCGATCAAGGCATCCATTTGATCCAGGGTAAGATCAACCCCCTTTGCCCCCCTGACTTCGTCAAACAGATAATCGTCGATATCATTGATAACCTGCTTCCTGGCATCATCATCGTCCCAGAACTGCACCTTCCAGTGATGATCGAGTATGGCTTTGATCGAGGTTGCGATTTCAGCGGAAATAATTTCAAGCATTTCCTGCGAAAGACCGACTTCGCCCAGAAAGGGCTTCAATACGCCAAAGTATGCCATGGCCTCTTCGTTACCAATGAGCCTGGAGGGGATATCATCATGCTGGCGTGTAACCACTTTGGTACGATACTCAACAGCCAGGTTGAGGTACTCCATATCGGAAATGCGCTTTGCCCGGAAATCCTCGATGGCCTGTTGAATCAGCTTGGAAAACTTTTCATAGAAAGCCGGGTCTTCATCCATCTTTTCCGTGATGACCCGCGCCGTGGCGTGGGCAATGGCGTCCGCCTTTGCCGCCATCGTCTTTCCAGCGACGTAGATGCCATGCTCTTCCTTCACCACATTGAACAGCTTTTCGTCGAAGATGTTCACCGGCTCGTTGAGCTGGATCACTTCATTGGCCTGGATGTGGGTATCGAGGAGCTTCTTGATCTTCGGCTCGTAATCCCGGTAGTCGATAGCCTCGGCATAGCGAAGCTTCACCGCGGCCTTTAGGTTCTGGAAGCGCTTGAGGTCGTTCTTGTAGCGCCGCAGCTTCTCTTCCTCCGTCCCCATGATGAAGGACTCGGCTGAGAGGGCGATGCCCAGCGCCTTGCTATACTCCGCCAGTCGTCGGTAGAAATCCTCCCTGAGGGCATTGTCAGCCAGCAAAACCTCGTAGGCCTCTTCATCGTAGCTGTTCTTGACCTCCTTGAAGATGTCCCAGAGGTCGGAATAGCGCTGGGGAAGCTTACCGATTTCGCCGTTGATGGAGATGAGGGTTCCATTGAGGTCCTCTTCATCGAAACCCTCAAAGGCACTGTACATGGTAAGCGCCTTGTCCAGCTCTCCCAGGAGCCCCACGTAGTCGATAACGTAGCCGAACTCCTTGGCCTCGCAGAGCCGGTTCACCCGGGCGATGGCCTGAAGCAGGGTGTGCTCCTTCAGCTCCTTGCAAAGATAGATGACAGCGTTGCGCGGGGCGTCGAACCCAGTCAGGAGTTTGCTCACCACAATGAGGATTTCCGGTTCCGCGCCGAACTTGAACTGGTTGATGATCTGCTTGGTGTATTCCTCCTCGCTGCCGTACCGCTTCATCATCTTCTGCCAGAACTTTACCACCTCGTCCGTCGGTTCGTCGTCGGTCTCCTCGTACCCTTCCCTAGTGTCCGGGGAGGAAATGACCACCTCAGAGGTGACATGGCCGATGTCGTTCAGGAACTCGTGGTAGCGGAGAGCCGCCGCCTTGCTCGGCGCCACCAGCTGGGCCTTGAAGCCGGCAGTGATGGCGCTTGTGCGGTAATGCTCGCTGATGTCGAAGGCACGCATGTAGATGACCTGGTCCGCCTTGTTCAGCATGGAGGCCCGTGCGTATTTCCGCTTCAGGTCGGCCTGCTGCTCCTTCGTCAGCCCCTGGGTGTGGCGCTCGAACCAGAGGTCGATGGCAGCCTTGTTCTGCTCCATCTCCACATGGCGTCCCTCGTAGAGGAGCGGCACCACCGCCCCGTCCTCCACCGCCTGGTTGATGGAGTAGTGCGGCTCGATGAGGCCGCCGAACTTGACGAAGTTGTTTTTCTCCTTCTTAAGGAGGGGGGTGCCGGTAAAGCCGAGATAGCAGGCGTTGGGGAACATCTGCCGCATCCGGGCCGAGAACGATCCGAAGTTGGTCCGATGGCTCTCGTCGATGAGCATGAAGATGTCGGGGGAGTCGTCCTGGTACTTCCGCTGATTGAGCGCCTTGTCGAACTTGTGGATGAGCGTGGTGACGATGGCCGCCTTCTCTTCAGCCACCAGTTCCAGCAGGTTCCTTCCGGAGGTGGCCCGTTCCGGAGCCATGCCGCAGGCGGCAAAGGTGTTCCCCAGCTGCTTGTCCAGGTCGTCGCGGTCGGTCACCAGCACGAGGCGTGGATTGGGCACCGTCGGATCGAGGGCCAGGTTGCGGGCCAGCATCACCATGGTGAGCGACTTGCCCGAGCCCTGGGTGTGCCAGATGATCCCGCCCCGGCGGCGGCCGGCGCTGTCCAGCTGCTTGATCCGCTCCAGGGTCGCCTTGATGACGAAGTACTGCTGGTAGCGTGCGATCTTCTTGATGCCGCCGTCAAAGACCGTGAATCGGTAGGCGAGCTCCAGCAGCCGCTCCGGGCGGCAGAGGCTGTAGATCGCCCGGTCCTGTCCGGTGACCAGCCGGCTTCCTGCGGCAGCCTGGACCTCGAAAAAGTCACGTGCGACTCTGAAATCGCCGCTGAAGAGTCGGTCCTGCTGGTCGGGCGTAAGGGGTCGGTTGATCGCCTCTTCTATGTCGTCATCACGATCAAGGAGTTCCTTCCAGACCGCCCAGAACTTTGCGTGGGTGCCGGCGGTGGCGTACTGGGCGCTATTCTTGTTCACCCCCATGAGGAGCTGGCTGTAGATGAACAGCCGGGGGATGAAGTCGTCGCTCTGGTTGCGGATCGACTGGGAGACCGCCTGGTCCACCTCGATCATGGGTGATTTGCACTCGATGACCGCCAGGGGAATGCCGTTCACGAACAGTACGATGTCGGGCCGGGCCGACTCCGTACTGCGGGAGCGGTCCACGCTGAACTCGGCGGTGACGTGGAAGACGTTCCGTTCCCAGTCGCGCCAGTTGATGTAGTTCAGGGTGAAGCTCTTGGAGTCCCCTTCGATGGACTGCTCCAGAGCGGTTCCCAGGGTAATCAGATCGTAGACCGCCTCGTTGGTCTTCAGCAGGCCATCGTACTTTACGTTCTTCAGCTTCTGAATAGCGGTCTGGATATTCTCCTCGCTGAAGAGGAACTCGCGCCCCTTATACGCAATCCGATTGAAGCGCTTCAGTTGCTCCCGCAGAATCTCTTCCAGCAGCACGTTGCCACTCTTCCCCTGCCGCTGTTTATGGACTTCCTCGGCAGGGAGGTACTCGAACCCCAGGTTGATGAGGAGCTGCAGGGCGGGGATCTGGGAGAGGAACTTTTCGTCGAAGCGGAAGCTGGTCATTTTATTACCTTTGTTATGGCGCCCTACATCCCGGCACCTAAGTCTCTATGGTGCATTTTGAACCAGGATCTCGGGGCGAGTCTTCGAAACTCGTTCAGTTTCCTGTGAACGGAACAAGAACCCAGACGTTTCCCGCACTTGCACAGGCAAGCCTGTTTATTAGCAAGCCGTCGTTTCATTCCGAGCAGCTCGAGAGCGTTGTGCACCTCCTCTGGTCTCTTTAGGCCCAGAAGCTCCATATAGTCGTCAAGAATTCCTTGTTTCCCGTGCGCCAATTCGCTGAAGGCAAAGTCACCGCCATTCTGAAGCTTGTTGGACACGGCGTATAAGAAAGGAACAATACACGTTCCGGCAAATCCTGACAGCGTAGGAGCTTTGGCAATCTTCTTTAGAAGACTAAGGGGGGAGCCAAGACACAACGTGTCGTCGTGATTGACATGGAACTTCCCATCCCGAGGAATCTTGCGCTGCAGCTCCTTCACTCTCGGTATGCATTTTGGAAATGACGGCGGGATTTCCAGCTCAAGTTCATAGGCGTCGCATATTTCTGGCATGTCTGGCGGTGTTCCGCAGAAGGTAAACGTACCTCGGAGAATGAGTCGGTCATCCCGGCAAGGCCGCAACGCCATGCCGGGATAATCCCGGAGGAACTGTTCAACCTTATACTGATCTCTTGGCCGCACTGTTAATCCCTTTCCCAAGGCTTCGGGGGCGCAGCCTCTATGGAATGCGCCTTGGGGACTATAATCGACACGCCCTGAGCCAGTCCAAGGCTCTTCCGAAGGTCCTCTACATCCATGCGGGCACGGAATCTCTGGTTCGCCTGCTCTGCAATAAAAGTCGCATCCTCCGACCTTGTCAGGTTATCAAAATCGCTTCTTACCTGCCTCAACCACGTCCAGAAATTTTCCTCCAGCTTGAGATGCTTGTACTTCGGCATCGCCCACCGGTCGGCAAAATCCTCACTCGGATTGACAGGGTTCGGGACCTTGGGCGTTGTCGAGTTCACTAGATCGCCCATCCGGGCGAGAATGTTGGACAACGCATCGTAGAGATCCACCTCACCGTCATATGCCTGCGCCGCTAGCGTCGTGATGATAATGGAGATCGGCTTTACATCTGAATCATCCTTGAACATCAGGTCGCGATGACACTTCAGCAGTTGCACACAGCGCTGAAGAGGCGTCTTCCTTTTGTACACCGGGATGTCATCGACTTGGGCTTTTTCGAGCAGCATCCGGAGCGACTCATTCATTCGTGACTCGAACCACTTGGCGTACCCATCTGGATTGCTGATATTCCAATCGTCGCAGATGCTTCTGTAGCGGGGATGCCGATCATCGGTAATTGATACCGTGAGATGAGCAACAGATTCTGCCAGGATGTCATCGGTCCATGCTTTTCGGAGAGACTCGAAGATTACTCCTTGATTATCATCATCGGCGGGGATGCAAGGGACGATGTCCATATGAAAATTTAGGTGATCCTGGTACTCCAGTCGCCAGCACCGATGCTTTTCTTCTAAAGGCGCTGCGATGTTTCTCGCCTTCCGGTACAGCTCTAGCTCGTTGCCGATGAGGGCTTTGAGGCCTTCTTGTGTAGAAGATCCTTTTGTAATGCCTTGTTGGATCTTACAGGCCAAGTCCAGATCGTAGGCTTCCTCTTCGTGGACAGGCCTGATCGCAGTTCCGAGTCGGAAAGAACCTTGGGGATAAATGTGGGGCTCAAACCCCTGAACAGTGGACTCATCCCGTCCTAACCATTCACCAAGGTCATCGTAGCGATCTTTCGCTCTCTCATACGCCGACTCGGGAAGCTCCAGTTCAGACAACATCTTTTCGAGAAGCATTTTCTTCTGGTTGTTCGTCATCATCGTCACATCCTCCCTTTCTAGGCTAGGAAATCTCTGATCTTCGAGCTGTTGTGAGTAAAAATGTGATCAGCTTTTGAAATCAAGTTGTCGAGTGCGGAGCAGTCGTCCAAGGGGAGAGCACAATCAGATTCAAAGTCGAGGCGGAGAACCTGATCAGCTCGCAACATTAGCTGCAGGTAGTTATTTGTTGTCTGAGCCTGAAGCGACATCAGGAAGCTGATAAACTCCTTCCCCTTCCACCCGTTCAACAATCCCCACCCCTTTGAAACCTTAACGCCATAACATGTTTTTGCATGGCCGGTGCCCAAGGAGAGCATTCGAACATCCGAGAGACTTACACCCAACCGTCGCTGAGTATCGATAACTGCAGCAAGAGCGGGATTGTTTGCCCAAAGGCCGCCATCCGCAAGAAGATATTCGCCCACCTTGACGGGGTCAAAATATGTTGGAGCAGAACAAGAGGCAAGTACTGCTTCATGGAGTGGCACCTGTCCATCTCGCTGATAATCCTCTGGCCTCTGATAGGCAGATTTGAAGACATGTACCCCACCATTTCCGATGTCAGTTGCTGGCATCAGAAGTGGTACGGAAATCTCGCCGAGTCTGACATCTCCAAAGGTCTTCTTTAGGACCGACTTCAATGTTGCGTTGTCGTAAACACTTTCGACTCCCGGTTGAACTTTATTCGGCAATAAGGATTTCTTCCTGGAGAAGATTGATGAACCATGCTCACGATATAGAGCGACGACATCATTCGGGTCGACATTTCGTGCCACTGCCGCAGCCACAATGGAGCCAGTGCTTGTACCTGATATCAACCCGAAGTGATCATGAATGTTTACCCCAAGACGATGCTTAATACAGCTGAGGATGTGGGCAGGAAATGCTCCTCTAATTCCACCGCCGTCTATTGATAGGATTCTGAAGACTTGGCCGCTCATGAGACTACTCCTTCGTTTACCCGCCACGCCCCGGTCAACAACTTCTGCATCAGCCCGCGCTTCTGACGTCGCAGGGCGTCAGCCTGCTTTTTCAGCAGGTCGATTTCTTCGTCGCATCCCTTCAACACCCTCGCAATCGCCTTCTGTTCCTTGATTTCCGGGATTGTCACTCTTATCTGCCGAAAATGATGATATTTCAGGTTCCAGGTATCCGAGGTAAGGCCCTGCGAGTATCGGTAGAAAAGGTTGATGACGCGTGGAAGCTTGAAGAGGTAAGCCATAAACTCCCCATCTACGCCTTTCCTGGGAGTACAGATGGTGTACGCCGGGCTCACGATCCCCTCAAGAGAAGAGAGCGCCGAAACACCCTGCCACATGCGCATGGTGTTGTAGCCGATGTCACCAGGACAGATGCGCAAGTAGTTGGATTTGTCCTCACTGGAGGTATCTTTCCTGTCCTCGCTACGAGGGATGACCCCCTCTTCACGGGTAATAGACAGCAAGGGTAGATGATCATTGGCCCTTTCCGACCGCTCTTTGAAGAGTTCGCCAAGATGAAATTCCATCCACGGCTCTTGAAACCCCTTCAGTCGCTGATTGCCTGTCAACAACGATTGCATGAAAGCGTTTTTTTGCTTCTCCTTGGCTTCAATCAATCGCTCGGTCTTTTCGATGGTCTCGTCCCAGTTGAACAGCAGTTTCGCAATAGCGATTTGTTCTGGAAGTGGTGGGAAAAGTGTCGGGAAGTCTTTGAGTTGTGAGGAATTGATGCTTGCGAGATTCGTGCTCTGTTTTGAACAGCTTAAAAAATATGCTTTGCCGTAAGAGCTGCCCGTCAATAGTGACAGAAATTCCGGCAACAAAATTTCAGGATTAGGTCGAGCAACAAATATGTGATTCTGATGAACGCAATTCTCGATTTCACCCTTCCAGACAGCACCACGCCCTAGTTTGTCGAAATCACCGCCTTCTGTCAGCAGTACATCTCCGACATGAAGGCGATAGCGTTCAACTTGAGACTTGTCGAGCTCAATTTTTTTGATGACTGAAAGGTCTAGATAGCCATCTTGAACGTTAGCTACCCTCAAATATGGCAACTCTACAGGGTCATTTAGCCGCTTGGAGCCTTTAGCAATGCCAGTTTGAATAGTCGCAATATTCGCAAGAGGTTTTCTTTTCCAGCCTTTCGGAATCATTCCCCACCCTCCACCTTCTTCTTCTCCCGTCCCACCAGCCGTGCCGCTTCCTCCAGCGCCTTGAGGGACTCCTCCTCACCGAGCGCCTCCTTGTACTCCCGCCGCCGCACCGCAAACTGCTCATACTCCTCGCGGGCATGGCCCTCTGCCCGCTTCTTGCTGACGGTACCGGCATTGGGGAGAACGTTCCGCTCGTTGAAGCGAAGGAACTCGTCCAGCTTCTGCTCCCAGTCCTTCATGAACACCTGCTTGCGCCGCTCCGCCTGGTCCTCGGCGTAGTCCAGCCACATGACCACGATCCGGTTGAGCTGAGCGATTTCCTCCTCCTTCAGGTAGTTCTTGGCGATGGTAACATCGGTCTTGCGCACCTCACCCGCCTTCCAGTTGGTCAATCCCATGTTGGGCTTGGTGTGGTCCGCCCGCTTCAAAATCAGTTGCGCGGCGGTCATGCCGGTGGCGGCGAAGTGCAGCTTGTTCTGGATGACGCTGAAAAACTTGGTAGTCTCCGCCCAGGAGGGATCGTAATCCCCGGCCATGGCGAAGATCTCCTTCACCCGCAGGTACATGCGGCGCTCGCTGGCACGGATGTCGCGGATGCGGGCCAGCATCTCGTCGAAATAATCTGGCACAGTCGAGCCGGCCACGGGCGGATTCTTCAGTCGCTCGTCGTCCATGGTGAAGCCCTTGACAAGATATTCCTTCAGCCGGTCAGTGGCCCACCTGCGGAACTGGGTGCCCCGGTGGGAGCGGACCCGGTAGCCAACGGCCAGGATCGCGTCCAGATTGTAAAATTTCCGGGTCCGGGAGACCTCGCGCCCGCCTTCTGATTGAACTTGTAAGTAATCCTTACAGGTTGCTGCCTGCTCCAGTTCGCCTTCCTCGTAGATCGCTCTCAGGTGCAGAGTGACGTTCTGCGGCGTGACCTGATACAGCTCAGCCATGGCGGCCTGGGTCAGCCACAGCGACTCGTCCTCGAAGCGGCATTCCAGCCGGATACGTCCGTCTTCGGTCTGGTAGAAAAGAATCTCTCCGGCCTGCTGTTGCGTCATCGCTCGATCTCCTTCAGCATCGCCGCCATCCTAGCCCGCACTGCCACCAGCTCCTCCTCCAGTTGCTCGATCTCGACCTGCACGGCATCGATATCAATCTCAGCCTCCTCCTCGAAGGTGTCCACGTAGCGGGGGATGTTGAGGTTGAAATCGTTTTCCTTGATCTCGTCGAAGGGCGCCACGTGGGCGTACTTCTCCACCTCCTGGCGGGCCTGGACGGTCTCCATGATCTTCCGGATGTGGTCGTCGGAGAGCGCGTTCTGGTTCTTGCCCGGCAGATAGTCGCGGCTGGCATCGACGAAGAGCACGTCCCTGCGTCCCTGATTGGTGCCCCCCTTTTCCCGACTCCGGTCGAAAACCAGGATCGCCACCGGGATAGAGGTGGTGGTGAAAAGATTTCCCGGCAGCCCGATGACGGCATCCAGCAGGTTCTCTTCGATCATCTTCTGCCGGATGCGCCCCTCCGCCCCCCCTCGGAACAGCACCCCGTGGGGGACTACCACGGACACCCGCCCTTCTTTTTCGAGGGCAGCCTCCACCATGTGGCTGATGAAGGCCCAGTCCCCCTTGCTCTTGGGGGGAACGCCACGCCAGAACCGGTTATAGCGATCGCTTTCCGCCTCGTCCGCCCCCCATTTATCGAGGGAGAACGGCGGATTTGCCACCACCACGTCGAACTTCATCAGCCGGTCGTTCTCCACCAGCGCCGGGCTGGTCAAGGTGTCGCACCACTCGATGCGGGCACTGTCGAAGCCATGGAGGAACATGTTCATCCGGGCCAGGGCCCAGGTGCTGCCGTTTGACTCCATGCCGAACAGGGCGAAGTTCCGGTCCCCCACCTCCCGGGCCGCTTCGATGAGGAGACCGCCGGAGCCGCAGGCCGGGTCGCAGATCCGGTTTCCGGGCTTCGGGCCGCCCAATAATGCCACTAGCTTTGAAATCATATGTGGCGTATAGAACTCGCCCGCCTTCTTCCCGGCGTCGGCGGCGAACCGCTCAATCAGGTAGATGTAGGTGTTGCCGATGACGTCCTCGGAGACCCGGCGCGGGCTCATGTCAAGCTGTGGTTTGTTGAAGTCCTCCAGGAGAAGCTTCAGCCGCCGGTTCCGGTCCTTGGTCTTCCCCAGATTGGCCTCGCTGTTGAAGTCGATGTTGCGGAACACCCCTTCCAGCTTTGCCTTATTGGTCTCCTCGATGTGGTCCAGGACGATGTTAATCAACTCGCCGATATTCGCCGCACTGCGCCGCTCGTAGAGGCTGTAGAAATCCGCCAGGAAACGGTCTTCCACCTCGCCGGTCTCGGGGTGCTTCAGCTCCACCACCGGCAGCACGAATCGCTCCCGCTCCAGCTTACGGCGGATGCGAACATCGTCATCGCCGTACTGTGCCCGGTACTCCTCGTAATGATCCTTCCAGACGTCGGAAATGTACTTCACAAACAGCATGACCAGGATGTAGTCTTTGTACTGAGCCGGATCGACAACGCCCCGGAATGTGTCACAGGCCGCCCAGGCCGCGTTGTTGATGTCTTTCTGATCAATCTTCATCCCTTACTCTCCCTCTGCCAGCATAATTAATTTTCCTGAAAGGAACTGGGCTCGCTTCTTTGCAAGTTGAGCCAATATGCGTTGCTCTTCCGTCGCCATCTTTGCCATTTCGACTATTGCGTGTTGTCGCCCGATAGATGGCACCAAGACCTCCAGGCATTCCAGTGATTGCTTGCTTATCATTTTGAGTGCCGTCCCTTCGGCGCAACTTGCCAGATAGGCCTGGGCGGGTCGCTGGCTGATATACCAGTTCAGGTATTCAGGAAGAACCGCTTCACTAGTCACTCGGATCCTTAGGAGTGGGGCCGCAAGGACTGCAGGGCCAGGGTCGTCCAGCAGCAAAGCGGAACTGCTAGTCAAGCCTCGCGACCGAAATATCAGGTCGCCAACTTCCACCAAATGATGCTCCTTGGGGCGCTCCATGTCGACCCGTGCCAGCACGTCGCAGTTAACCCGGTTTTCGCTAGTCAAATCCTTCATCTGGATAACGGCTATTGCCCCAGAATCCATAGACTCAAGGCGAGACCGAAAGGAGTATCCCGACTGAACTGTTGCAATGTTTTGCAGTAGTGTTTTCATGTTCTCTCGGAATGCCATAATGTTGTTATGGCAAAATATAGTCCAAGTCGGACACGGTGTCAAGGAGCATATTTTGCAAAAATCGCATTACTGCATAATGCAGGCCTTGAGCATTATACCGGTAATAAGTGGCGCAATACATCTCGGTCTGCCGTGAAACCCATTTTAATGTCGCAAATGTTGATTTTCGTGACGCTTAGTATATTGTTTAGTCACGAAAGCCGTTCCGAGACGAGAAGGGTGTCCAGTGCCGAAACTTATCGCAGAGCAGGATCTGAGGCAGATCGAAGCGCGGATTGCGGCGTATCCGCGAGGGATTGGCATAACCGACCTGGAGAAAGCCCTTTCCGCGGCAGGAATCGTCATGAATCGGCGTTCTCT
The nucleotide sequence above comes from Geobacter benzoatilyticus. Encoded proteins:
- a CDS encoding virulence RhuM family protein, whose translation is MTQQQAGEILFYQTEDGRIRLECRFEDESLWLTQAAMAELYQVTPQNVTLHLRAIYEEGELEQAATCKDYLQVQSEGGREVSRTRKFYNLDAILAVGYRVRSHRGTQFRRWATDRLKEYLVKGFTMDDERLKNPPVAGSTVPDYFDEMLARIRDIRASERRMYLRVKEIFAMAGDYDPSWAETTKFFSVIQNKLHFAATGMTAAQLILKRADHTKPNMGLTNWKAGEVRKTDVTIAKNYLKEEEIAQLNRIVVMWLDYAEDQAERRKQVFMKDWEQKLDEFLRFNERNVLPNAGTVSKKRAEGHAREEYEQFAVRRREYKEALGEEESLKALEEAARLVGREKKKVEGGE
- a CDS encoding type I restriction-modification system subunit M translates to MKIDQKDINNAAWAACDTFRGVVDPAQYKDYILVMLFVKYISDVWKDHYEEYRAQYGDDDVRIRRKLERERFVLPVVELKHPETGEVEDRFLADFYSLYERRSAANIGELINIVLDHIEETNKAKLEGVFRNIDFNSEANLGKTKDRNRRLKLLLEDFNKPQLDMSPRRVSEDVIGNTYIYLIERFAADAGKKAGEFYTPHMISKLVALLGGPKPGNRICDPACGSGGLLIEAAREVGDRNFALFGMESNGSTWALARMNMFLHGFDSARIEWCDTLTSPALVENDRLMKFDVVVANPPFSLDKWGADEAESDRYNRFWRGVPPKSKGDWAFISHMVEAALEKEGRVSVVVPHGVLFRGGAEGRIRQKMIEENLLDAVIGLPGNLFTTTSIPVAILVFDRSREKGGTNQGRRDVLFVDASRDYLPGKNQNALSDDHIRKIMETVQARQEVEKYAHVAPFDEIKENDFNLNIPRYVDTFEEEAEIDIDAVQVEIEQLEEELVAVRARMAAMLKEIER